In one window of Coriobacteriia bacterium DNA:
- a CDS encoding molybdopterin-dependent oxidoreductase: MRHETRGAAPGSASVHSSIRGALAATILLAALALPIAGTQALASEGADNPDQLAEVSGFPTKGRFIDGISALPDFYENSAKNAANAEAEAPERFTDRNGFTVQRTPADPVSYNNTYLDADNRGCTSCHTLENALMSLPTYHRLIIFGYNTEQTYENCVACHSDSYSGRSLADSLHTIHLSSAAFTGADAGSCQSCHYLNPATDSFELWDEVKYDVLKGFTDVAAEEAVAEITYDQTTLTPAENRYYKTIIDEPSTWLTDDSVVDESIYENWVISIDGDCANPVEMTLPEMVEKFGTVKQVMKNDCTINGVGQATIMQCEVEGIPVSAIIEYAQPNEGANILSPISTDGYNYAQMSLDWLIENDAIIVTKMDGEPLPNSQGYPCQLWVNKTSGGNFVKRLSNLTFMTVPEDQLNSQLYLGEFTDNRTGIAYSKPNAGVLNYPSGVVLSGDEATTVHLEGFADAWNEPIERVEFSFDHGASWLSMDTPDNNADLWTYWRMDFTPPAEGAYLLTIRTTSLADDGTERTCQYDTNFMFTVE; the protein is encoded by the coding sequence ATGCGACACGAGACCAGGGGCGCGGCACCGGGGAGTGCAAGCGTCCACAGCTCCATCCGAGGCGCGCTGGCAGCGACGATTCTGCTCGCCGCACTGGCGCTGCCGATCGCCGGCACGCAGGCGCTCGCCAGTGAGGGCGCCGACAACCCGGACCAGCTTGCCGAGGTGAGCGGATTCCCGACGAAGGGCCGCTTCATCGACGGCATCTCGGCCCTGCCCGACTTCTACGAGAACAGCGCCAAGAACGCGGCGAACGCCGAGGCGGAGGCGCCCGAGCGCTTCACCGACCGCAACGGCTTCACCGTCCAGCGCACGCCAGCCGACCCCGTCAGCTACAACAATACGTACCTGGACGCCGATAACCGCGGCTGCACGTCGTGCCACACGCTCGAGAACGCACTCATGAGCCTGCCGACGTACCACCGCCTCATCATCTTCGGCTATAACACCGAGCAGACGTACGAGAACTGCGTGGCCTGCCACTCCGACTCGTACTCCGGCCGCAGCCTGGCGGACTCGCTGCACACCATCCACCTGTCCAGCGCAGCCTTCACCGGCGCCGATGCCGGCAGCTGCCAGTCGTGCCACTACCTCAACCCGGCCACCGACTCGTTTGAGCTGTGGGACGAGGTTAAGTACGACGTGCTCAAGGGCTTCACCGACGTAGCCGCCGAGGAGGCCGTCGCCGAGATCACGTACGACCAGACGACGCTGACGCCCGCCGAGAACCGCTACTACAAGACGATCATCGACGAGCCGAGCACGTGGCTGACCGATGACTCTGTCGTCGACGAGTCCATCTACGAGAACTGGGTCATCTCCATCGATGGCGACTGCGCCAACCCCGTCGAGATGACACTGCCCGAGATGGTCGAGAAGTTCGGCACCGTCAAGCAGGTCATGAAGAACGACTGCACAATCAACGGCGTGGGCCAGGCCACGATCATGCAGTGCGAGGTCGAGGGCATCCCTGTGTCCGCCATCATCGAGTACGCCCAGCCCAACGAGGGCGCCAACATCCTGAGCCCCATCAGCACCGACGGCTACAACTACGCGCAGATGAGCCTGGACTGGCTCATCGAGAACGACGCCATCATCGTCACGAAGATGGACGGCGAGCCCCTGCCCAACTCGCAGGGCTATCCCTGCCAGCTCTGGGTCAACAAGACGTCGGGCGGCAACTTCGTGAAGCGCCTCTCGAACCTGACGTTCATGACCGTGCCGGAGGACCAGCTGAACTCGCAGCTCTACCTCGGTGAGTTCACCGACAACCGCACGGGCATCGCCTACAGCAAGCCCAACGCCGGCGTGCTGAACTACCCAAGCGGCGTCGTGCTGAGCGGCGACGAGGCTACGACCGTGCACCTCGAGGGCTTTGCCGACGCGTGGAACGAGCCGATCGAGCGCGTCGAGTTCTCGTTTGACCACGGCGCGAGCTGGCTGTCGATGGACACGCCCGACAACAACGCCGACCTGTGGACGTACTGGCGCATGGACTTCACGCCGCCTGCCGAGGGCGCGTACCTGCTCACCATCCGCACGACGAGCCTGGCGGACGACGGCACCGAGCGTACGTGCCAGTACGACACCAACTTCATGTTCACGGTTGAGTAG
- a CDS encoding molybdopterin-dependent oxidoreductase has product MKATNQRTRRTVATLASLGMAASMATSSLAVASEAPDTSSAGIPDAKERVSEVQAPSKLVEASAEGTFAYDQTTVTPNEDIRKVQGSSAVLCGAREASSYANPLAWEIAVSGDVENAFSAPVEELVGEESVNQLMTCSCGGNPANGRAIVTAGVKGIPVEYLLARAGAEATANTVTFVGADGTRVAMPIGYVLGRHAVVSCEINGENLEQSVGGANQLWMAKTPGNYFVRDVVEIVVSTEDEANVPAAPGSEDEHPNSPNAGILAASVA; this is encoded by the coding sequence ATGAAGGCAACGAACCAGAGGACGCGCCGCACTGTGGCGACGCTCGCCAGCCTTGGCATGGCGGCCTCGATGGCCACCTCCTCCCTGGCCGTGGCGTCCGAAGCACCCGATACGAGCAGCGCCGGAATTCCCGACGCCAAGGAGCGCGTCAGCGAGGTGCAGGCGCCGAGCAAGCTTGTCGAGGCGTCTGCCGAGGGAACGTTCGCGTACGACCAGACCACGGTCACGCCCAACGAGGACATCCGCAAGGTCCAGGGCAGCAGCGCCGTGCTGTGCGGCGCGCGCGAGGCGTCGTCGTACGCCAACCCCCTCGCCTGGGAGATCGCCGTGTCGGGCGACGTCGAGAACGCATTCTCGGCGCCGGTCGAGGAGCTCGTGGGCGAAGAGTCCGTCAACCAGCTCATGACATGCTCGTGCGGCGGCAACCCGGCTAACGGGCGCGCCATCGTCACGGCGGGCGTCAAGGGCATCCCAGTGGAGTACCTGCTGGCGCGCGCCGGCGCCGAGGCGACCGCCAACACCGTGACGTTCGTGGGCGCCGACGGGACGCGCGTCGCGATGCCCATCGGGTACGTGCTCGGACGTCACGCAGTTGTGAGCTGCGAGATCAACGGCGAGAACCTCGAGCAGTCCGTCGGTGGTGCCAACCAACTGTGGATGGCCAAGACGCCGGGCAACTACTTCGTTCGCGACGTCGTCGAGATCGTCGTCTCGACAGAGGACGAGGCGAACGTGCCGGCGGCGCCGGGCTCCGAGGACGAGCACCCCAACAGCCCAAACGCCGGCATCCTGGCAGCATCCGTGGCGTAG
- a CDS encoding MBL fold metallo-hydrolase, producing the protein MSETTTSRRGFVKATVGGAAALAALSSLRVANAAESSAAADAATATKINDIFSGRANARQIADDLWWVGGSDKRIALFENAYPLEQGVAYNSYLLLDEQVALIDTVDRSITGQFFENLQAVLDGRTVDYLIVNHMEPDHSFAISQVLSRFPQAKVVCTAAAATLIQQFFGLDVSDRLITAAEGDTLSTGKHTLAFVEAPMVHWPEVMMTFDASNGVLFSADAFGTFNALDGNIFADQVNFTEDDNWLAEARRYYCNIVGKYGQNVQDVLTKAATLDISMLCATHGPIWRQDLGWILDKYSKWSSYTPEDQAVAIFYGSIYGGTENAANILASKLSDAGVANVKLYDVSKTHDSWLIAEAFRCSHLVFASATYNMGIFTNMKNFLNDLVAHNMQNRHVSFIENGSWSPASGQLMKDIVAQMPDMTEVGTMVTLRSTTSADNVAELEAMAQAIAASLAGDDSGAKAASGEGDAASSEAEEIKAELRQWKCKVCGYVYEGTEMPADFKCPVCGVGPDQFEEITA; encoded by the coding sequence ATGTCTGAAACCACTACGTCTCGTCGCGGCTTCGTGAAGGCCACGGTCGGGGGTGCTGCCGCTCTGGCTGCCCTGAGCAGCCTGCGCGTCGCCAACGCCGCCGAGTCCTCGGCCGCTGCCGACGCTGCGACCGCCACGAAGATCAACGACATTTTCTCGGGCCGTGCCAACGCTCGCCAGATCGCCGACGACCTGTGGTGGGTCGGCGGCTCTGACAAGCGCATCGCGCTGTTCGAGAACGCCTACCCGCTGGAGCAGGGCGTCGCCTACAACTCCTACCTGCTGCTCGACGAGCAGGTTGCCCTCATCGACACCGTCGACCGCTCCATCACCGGCCAGTTCTTCGAGAACCTGCAGGCTGTGCTCGACGGCCGCACCGTCGACTACCTCATCGTCAACCACATGGAGCCCGATCACAGCTTCGCGATCTCGCAGGTGCTCTCGCGCTTCCCGCAGGCCAAGGTCGTGTGCACCGCTGCCGCCGCGACGCTCATCCAGCAGTTCTTCGGCCTGGACGTCTCCGACCGCCTCATCACGGCTGCCGAGGGCGACACGCTGAGCACGGGCAAGCACACGCTGGCCTTCGTCGAGGCACCCATGGTGCACTGGCCCGAGGTCATGATGACGTTCGACGCCTCGAACGGCGTGCTGTTCTCGGCCGACGCCTTCGGCACGTTCAACGCGCTCGACGGCAACATCTTCGCCGACCAGGTCAACTTCACCGAGGACGACAACTGGCTGGCCGAGGCGCGCCGCTACTACTGCAACATCGTGGGCAAGTACGGCCAGAACGTGCAGGACGTGCTGACGAAGGCCGCCACGCTCGACATCTCGATGCTGTGCGCGACGCACGGCCCCATCTGGCGTCAGGACCTCGGCTGGATCCTCGACAAGTACAGCAAGTGGAGCAGCTACACGCCGGAGGATCAGGCCGTCGCCATCTTCTACGGCTCCATCTACGGCGGCACGGAGAACGCAGCCAACATCCTGGCCAGCAAGCTCTCCGACGCCGGTGTGGCCAACGTCAAGCTGTACGACGTCTCCAAGACGCACGATAGCTGGCTCATCGCCGAGGCGTTCCGCTGCAGCCACCTCGTGTTCGCGAGCGCCACGTACAACATGGGCATCTTCACGAATATGAAGAACTTCCTGAACGATCTCGTGGCGCACAACATGCAGAACCGTCACGTGTCGTTCATCGAGAACGGCTCGTGGTCGCCGGCGTCTGGCCAGCTTATGAAGGACATCGTGGCCCAAATGCCCGACATGACCGAGGTGGGCACGATGGTGACGCTGCGCTCCACGACGAGCGCCGACAACGTCGCCGAGCTCGAGGCCATGGCGCAGGCGATCGCGGCCTCGCTGGCTGGCGACGACTCGGGCGCGAAGGCCGCTTCGGGCGAGGGTGACGCCGCGAGCTCTGAGGCCGAGGAGATCAAGGCCGAGCTGCGCCAGTGGAAGTGCAAGGTGTGCGGCTACGTCTACGAGGGTACCGAGATGCCTGCTGACTTCAAGTGCCCGGTGTGCGGCGTTGGCCCCGACCAGTTCGAGGAGATCACGGCGTAA